Part of the Anopheles gambiae chromosome 3, idAnoGambNW_F1_1, whole genome shotgun sequence genome is shown below.
AACCTGAAATGaggggaaaaaggaaacaattcaAATCGTTAACATGATGGTtcgtttaaaagaaaaaaaaatgcacaattaCCTGACACGCCCGGCTACAGTACCACTGATTGCCACAGCCCGCACACACGAACTTAGCTTCCTGCTTCTTGCAACCCTGACACTGTGGCACTTCGTTCTCGTTGATCTCGGCACCGCGGCGCTTGCCACCGTGCAGGGCATTCGAGTCCCGCTGGCCCATATCGTCCCCTTCGTCGATTACCAACCGGTCGGCACTGTCATCTGCTTCATCGTCCTGCAATAACAACATGAAAAAAAGCATTGTATTAGTATAACAAAGTCTTCCTCTAAAGGACGCTACACAAAGTACGCACTAAATTGTACAGCTGCTGTTCGCGAAGcctctgctgcagctgctggtgttgctgctgctgttgggcaAGCAGCGTCTGCTGGAAGCTCGACCCGACGACGGGCGTGATTGAGATTTCGTTCGTGTTCTTCGACAGGTTCAGACCGCCGGCCAGATTGTTGGTCTGCAGGTTTGCCAGCGCACCGGACGTCACGGTCGACGAGGACGACTGCGCGTTCATGCGCTCCGGCACGGTAAGCAACCGGGCGAGCGTTGGCGAGAAGCTGTTAAAGTTACcgacggcagcggcggcggcggctgctgctgcggccgcAGCCGTACCCGGGCGGGAGGCCGATTTGGTAAGGATGCCGTGCAGCAGCgagttggtgctgctgttgacgGCGCTTAAGTTTGCCCCGGTGAGCGAACCATTGCCATGGGATGTGTTCGCCCCGAGCAGGTCCGAGTGGGCGGTCGAGTTCATCACGGGATGAAGCGTCACCTCGGGCAGGGACCCCTTCGACAGCAGAGACGATTGTTGCTGGTGCAAACTACCgggctggtggtgctgctgctggtgctgctgctgcggggaCTGCTGCGGAGACGAGACGGTGGTGTTAGTGGCACTCGAGGTGGCATGACTGGTCAGTAGCTGCAGGTTCGACAGCAGATTCTGCTCGTTCTGGCTCATCTTGGCAAACTGGGCAAGCACATCCTTAAAGAACTGCTGGCTGCTGTTGGCCGCCCCGGTGGCGGACATCAGCGACGAGAGCAGCTGGTGGTTCGAGCTGCTCTGGCTCGAATCGTTGCTGGACGGACGGGACGTCTGCGAAACATAAGGGTGGCGATGGCGTGGTCAGAGAGAAGGGGCCAGAAATGTCGGCATGGATCGAGTTCAATATGGGGGAAGGAAATGACACAAAGATTGTGCTTTTAACATATGtgtgcagtgctgcaaaatgtcatgagcatcacgagatattCACCAACGTAAACAATGAACATTTCCGTGGTAgtttgatgctcattgctgatactcaatgaaagtgcgtcatgacatgccgaacgCACCATGCGAATTGAGTCCAatgcgatactctgactgacaagctgtGCTTAATGCCGttgcaagcataatcatgacatTTTCTGGCTGTCAACAGTGCCTGCCAAATGCCATTGTCAGTCACCAAACCCTCATGACTggaacgaagctcaaatcagctcacgtacacaactgcaATGATCAGagatgagactcaaacagttggtggatcaatcacatgcttggtggcaTTTTTTGGCACCCAAGCcttgatcactcacttggtcatgacattttctgtcAGTGATAATCACGAAATATActacaagcaacaaaatgagcatgatATCTCGCTCTGTCAGTTTTGATGGTCTGTCGGGTctaacagagcgagaaaccatgctcattttgtttcttgcaaccactcgcacgcaccgcatatctcccgtaactatcgtgatgatcactGACTGAAAATGTCACCACCAAGTggctgaccaagagttggtcgCACACAATGTCATCAAGCATGTCGCAACAACTGTTtaagtctcacctctgatcatcacagtagagctcgtgacgctgacattattttgtttcagccgaaatttgtcatgactatgtcagtgacatttcgtagaactgatcacagtgaaaaaaaaatgtcatgacaaagtgactgaccaaaCCGTTGGTTGTtaaaatgtcacgaagcatatattggtcacaccaatcgttttgagtatcaccactggtcatcacaattgagtacgtgacgttgacatggattttgtttcagtcagattttttatgacattaaagagtgacattttgcagcactccATATGTGCTTCTtcaaatttcctttttccaaAGGATATTTGAACATTGGACGATTGATGAGAGTTGTCGTGCGATTAGGATTAGTTGATGTGCTTAACCATATATTATCCATACCAACAGTATTACAACGATGTGCTTGTAACATATACCACAGTTTGCCAAAGATGAGTCggaatgttgatttttgtttttaaaataatttgtttcaaaacacCTGAACTACATGATATTACTCCCATATGAGCGATGAAACTAATtctaacacacacgcacacagctatACATACCTCAGCGGCCGCTAGCAGCTCGGAAATGCGGTTCGCCACACTGTCCGTCGAGTTGGGGCGTGCATTGGCCGGCGATTTGGCACCCGACAGTGCGGTCAAGCTGATGGCACCGCCCTCCCCGAACGAACCGAGGCTATTGCCGGCGGACGTCCCATTGTTGCCGCTGCCACTACCGCCGCCCACGTTCTTCAACCGCCGTCCGCGGCGCGGCACATTCTCCGGATGCTTCTGCCGATAGTCCGCTATAATACTGCTCACATCCTTGCGCATACCCTGGCGGCCGatttgcagctgctgctgctgctggagatgGTTGGCCGAGTTCGACCCACTGGGATTGTGATGGCCGTTCAGTAGTGCCTGCAATTACACCGACAACAAGATGATTAGTAGTGTTAATAACAAAGCGCTGCGCAAACTGCCATCGCACACACCATTGCACACTTACCGTCGCAGAGCCGCCACTGTTCGCACTGTTCGACGATCCGGTCAGTCCGGCCGAGATGGCCAGATTGTTCAGTATTTGCTGGTGGTTGCTGAGCACCGGTTTCGGCAGTATCTGGCGCTGGATCTGTACCGCGGCGGACTTTTCCTTCGCCACCTCGACCGGGTTCATGTTGGCGCGCGCGTTCAGTATCATGGTGGCCGTCTGGGGCAGCGGTACCATCGTGACCgcattgttgctgctgttgaactGCGACACgaagctgctggtgctgtccTTGCCGCTTGCCCGCTTGCTGCCGGTctgcacgctgctgctgctgctgcgtcggTTCGAGATCAATGAGTTGCCAAAGTGGTGGTgaccgctgctgttgcttttatCGGCACCGTTCGTGGTGCCGTTGTTGCCACCGCCGAAGCCGTAGTGCATCGAGTTGGCAACGGAGGCCGGGCGGATCTCCACCTCCGGCGGCGGTGTCGGCGGCCGTGGCCCCACAGACGAGGACCGTCCACCGCCGCCCGGCTGATGGTGGCTGCTCAAGTTCGACGAGTCCAGATGGCTGTACACCGACACCTCGCCCAGCCGCGTGTCCATGATGCCGATCACGTGCTTGCGGCGGTTTAGCCGAAGCAAAATTTCCTCCTTCACCTTCTTCAGGTGCAGCAGATTGTTCCACTTCATCTCGGTGTCGCGGATCATGTCGTTCAGCGTTTGGATTTCCTTCACCAACGCATCGGTGTGGCTCTGAATCTCATCCACCGAGGTGTTTGCCGTCGTTTCGATGTACTCGTTCACGACCCGCTCGTGCGTCTGATAGTTGGCATCCACCTCCAGCTTTAGCTTCTTGGCCGGTTCAAGCGGCTCTTCCGATTCGGCCGCACGATCGGCCGCCTCGCCCGGTCGCCGCTCCTCCTCGGGCTCTACGGAGCGTCTACGCTTTCGACTGCCCGATGGGTGGCCcacttcctgctgctgttcgacTGCTTTGTTTCGGGGCGCATTAACCGGTTCCCCGGCACGGGCTGGCGGGGCGGCGGCAGAGGCTCGCTGTTTGGACAGATTTTGTGCCTCATCCGCTTCCTCTTCCTGCTCCTGTTTCACCTCCAGTACTGCTgcttctttccctctttccagCCGTTTCTGCTGCGCCTTTTTCGGGTCCGTTACGGGCGTCGATGTGACAACGGTCTTATCGTGCATATCGACGGCGCTATCCTTTCCGGAGGCGCCCGTTTGCGATGTGGTGGTAGAAGCTCGCCGCTCATCGAGACGCACCTCCGGCTCGCTGCTGGCTGAGCCatccgtcgtcgtcatcgtcgtgcGCTTTTCCTTCGCCGGCTCACCGGCCGCAGTTAAGTCCATGGCACTGTCGTTCTCATTCTTACCGCCCGCTTTCGGCCCACCGGTTTCACCCGCCGGCTCCTCATCAACGTCCATCTGGAATGTTAGATCATCGTTGAATTCCTTCTCGCGCTGCCGCTTCTCATCGCCCGCCTCACTGCCATTCTGCTCCATAATATCGTCGTCGAGGCCAGCCATCACATCGTCCGCGGTAGGTTCCGCTAGCTGGCCGCTTGGTCCCGTTGGCGCAGCACTGCCATCTTGCTTCTGCTCCGCGTTAGTGGCTTTGCTTTCCGATTCGCTCGCACCTTCCTTACCGCTCGCTGCCTCCTTCACAGCGCCATCACTAGTAGCTTCCGTCAGCTTGCTGCTCTTTTGCTCCACGGTTTCGGTGCTTGCGGAACTGTTTACCGTGGGCGTGATCGCGGTGGTGACCGGTTTCTTGGCCGTCGGCGCAGTGGACGACAGCACCGACACGGCATCGTCGCTCGAGTCGGCAATCTTTTCCGACACCTCGACCGCGGTCGCTGTTGGCATCTTCTTGCCGTCGTTGTCCGGGGTCGTGCTGGAgatggtgctgctggaggACTTCTCTACCGCCGGTTCTGCTGCGTGGTTGCCAGTTTCTCGGTTGCCCTTTGCTTGTGCCTCGGCACCTTCTTTGTCACCGCCTgcggtagtagcagcagcagcagcagtagtggtaGTTTCAGTATctttggtttcgttttcgcGCTCGGTGGAGGTGATTGCAGCGGGGACTGCCTGCGCCGTGATTTCTGGTTGTGGCTTGTCagcaacctgctgctgctcctttgGCGATGATGCGGTGTATGCCGCCGGCTTCAAGCTGGTCGTTAGGGTATGCACTTTCGAATCCGAAGACACCGCTACCGCATCGTCACTGTCTTCCATAACGTGCATACTTCGTTTGTTTAATCTGAAAATAAAGGGAAATTGACAAATATTTCgttaattttgaaattttgaagTTTAATTGTTtctaaaagatttttttttaatgtattattatgtaacataaaaataaaaacaacacccaACACCTGCTGTTGCATCTCCAAGTGAATACAACACCATCCTTTACAGCACGTTGACCCTCTGCCTGACATTAATCAATTCCAGCacatcactcacacacacacacagcaactgACAGAACGCCGCACATTGCGGAATTGCACAGCGCTCGTCTTTTCATCTCCCGCGAAGGCCCTTTCGATCAGTTTTCCCCCTCCCTTCCGTTCCTTTGCCATGGAAACCAATCGCGGCACCTTTACGCGGCGGTGCATCTTTTGATCTTCCCCGCGTCACCGTAATGTTTTAGTGATGTGATCTCCGGAGCATACCCAGGCACTCCGATCCGATTGTATGTCCAATTCCGACagcgactccggtcgactccaaaGACTCCAACtttggatgactccgactctgacTTCAGACGATTCCGACTTCGgatgattccgattccaactCCAAATGTGGAaaactccgaatgactccggatggcTCCGTATAATTATTggggtccgattccgactctgCCAAAATTCGAACCACTAGTCAtgcccggagttggagtcgtccgaagtcgtcgggagacgtccggagtcatcAGGAGTCGGAGTTGAAGTTGCCGAAGTCGtcgaagtcggagtcgtccggagtcatccggagtcgtttggtgTCGTCCgaaatcgcccggagtcgtttaGGGTCAGAGTCGTCGGGAGTCGGCAGGAGTCGGCCTTCGAAATAAAGGAATCCAACCGAATGACTCCAATTCCCGACGTCtcccgacgactccgactcccaacgtctccggacgactctgacaATTcccaacgactccgacgactccaaatgactccgaacgactccgaccgactctggataatgctgggcggacctaccttccagAGTTGGTTTTAAAATTCGGAAACGAATCGGAGCCAACAACGGATTTTTGCAAagctttacccatcactagtagcATTCCCGCATCGATGCACAAGTAAAGGAGCAACAGCTGCATCCTCCCTTCAAGGCtacacatcaacaacaacatctgACATGGATTGGGTTTGATTAGCTTGGCTGGTCCGGTGGCTCAGTTGGCGGTATGCAAAAAAAGACCGCCGGCTCCGAACATAAAATTCCGCCTCAGCATCCAACAAGGACAATTTGATTAACATAAAAACGCACTCCTCGATCGCAGCCGTTCTAAGCCGCGAACTAACTGCGTACCTCGAATGTAGTACACATCACACAGCAGCCAATGAACGGTGCAACGGTGATGAAGCAAGCATAGCTTGTTGGGTGATTTGAATATTTGTGTGCAAAGAACGAAACCTGAAAGctacttctgctgctgctgctgcctactAGAGCATCCGCGTGGGAAACTAGAAATCTCCAAGGTCTTAGGCTGCCCGGGAGAATGGTTTGAGAAGAGCGTACAAATCCACACTGCTTGTGCATCACACACCAGCATTGCAGAGAGGAAAGGTACCTTCACGCGATGATAGGTGGTGTGCTGACCTTCGGGTGCGCTTGCTGCTTGCTTGCACAACACACTACTATTCTTCATTGCGTTGAGCAGTACGTACTGCCAGGTTTTAAGAAACCTCCGAAAACTcttactactgctgctgctgctactgccacctcTTCCACGGTCAGATGTAATGCTCCGCACCGGGTGGATTGCACTGTGTGTTCTCGTATGTGTTCCGACGCTGACACACTTTCTGGAATGATCGTGGTGTTCTCGCAGTTCCACTTTACGACTTACACAGATACTacccactcccccccccccccccccccc
Proteins encoded:
- the LOC3291388 gene encoding titin homolog isoform X2 translates to METTTVPVSEEQPEKEESRRTQQPADGEACAAVETVASTDCTDSRKVEGTEETGKLYAERKENAIPEGSSRSGTEEAKTNRDSADGEEPEEQIVELDSSPEKSTGRTKEDALKSPPDLETYSVDDEEEHEGELVEEEEMDEEEEYDEMDEEYEVYVEEKESANAPHHRHQSSDDDASKPDDALSTDEYTDEEAVVVKAEPKAAAPPPTASARKSASDAEEEEDDDEVEIISCDDDNEDEVDDDEDDDSVPDDEEEEEDDEEEEEEDVMDEDEAEEEERTPPAKVGRKQRADARSTEDSDESCGSPKLTVKYRSYQQRRSASLRKRAVRILNKRSMHVMEDSDDAVAVSSDSKVHTLTTSLKPAAYTASSPKEQQQVADKPQPEITAQAVPAAITSTERENETKDTETTTTAAAAATTAGGDKEGAEAQAKGNRETGNHAAEPAVEKSSSSTISSTTPDNDGKKMPTATAVEVSEKIADSSDDAVSVLSSTAPTAKKPVTTAITPTVNSSASTETVEQKSSKLTEATSDGAVKEAASGKEGASESESKATNAEQKQDGSAAPTGPSGQLAEPTADDVMAGLDDDIMEQNGSEAGDEKRQREKEFNDDLTFQMDVDEEPAGETGGPKAGGKNENDSAMDLTAAGEPAKEKRTTMTTTDGSASSEPEVRLDERRASTTTSQTGASGKDSAVDMHDKTVVTSTPVTDPKKAQQKRLERGKEAAVLEVKQEQEEEADEAQNLSKQRASAAAPPARAGEPVNAPRNKAVEQQQEVGHPSGSRKRRRSVEPEEERRPGEAADRAAESEEPLEPAKKLKLEVDANYQTHERVVNEYIETTANTSVDEIQSHTDALVKEIQTLNDMIRDTEMKWNNLLHLKKVKEEILLRLNRRKHVIGIMDTRLGEVSVYSHLDSSNLSSHHQPGGGGRSSSVGPRPPTPPPEVEIRPASVANSMHYGFGGGNNGTTNGADKSNSSGHHHFGNSLISNRRSSSSSVQTGSKRASGKDSTSSFVSQFNSSNNAVTMVPLPQTATMILNARANMNPVEVAKEKSAAVQIQRQILPKPVLSNHQQILNNLAISAGLTGSSNSANSGGSATALLNGHHNPSGSNSANHLQQQQQLQIGRQGMRKDVSSIIADYRQKHPENVPRRGRRLKNVGGGSGSGNNGTSAGNSLGSFGEGGAISLTALSGAKSPANARPNSTDSVANRISELLAAAEQSPQQQHQQQHHQPGSLHQQQSSLLSKGSLPEVTLHPVMNSTAHSDLLGANTSHGNGSLTGANLSAVNSSTNSLLHGILTKSASRPGTAAAAAAAAAAAAVGNFNSFSPTLARLLTVPERMNAQSSSSTVTSGALANLQTNNLAGGLNLSKNTNEISITPVVGSSFQQTLLAQQQQQHQQLQQRLREQQLYNLDDEADDSADRLVIDEGDDMGQRDSNALHGGKRRGAEINENEVPQCQGCKKQEAKFVCAGCGNQWYCSRACQVNAWDDHSEVCSG
- the LOC3291388 gene encoding titin homolog isoform X3, with product METTTVPVSEEQPEKEESRRTQQPADGEACAAVETVASTDCTDSRKVEGTEETGKLYAERKENAIPEGSSRSGTEEAKTNRDSADGEEPEEQIVELDSSPEKSTGRTKEDALKSPPDLETYSVDDEEEHEGELVEEEEMDEEEEYDEMDEEYEVYVEEKESANAPHHRHQSSDDDASKPDDALSTDEYTDEEAVVVKAEPKAAAPPPTASARKSASDAEEEEDDDEVEIISCDDDNEDEVDDDEDDDSVPDDEEEEEDDEEEEEEDVMDEDEAEEEERTPPAKVGRKQRADARSTEDSDESCGSPKLTVKYRSYQQRRSASLRKRAVRILNKRSMHVMEDSDDAVAVSSDSKVHTLTTSLKPAAYTASSPKEQQQVADKPQPEITAQAVPAAITSTERENETKDTETTTTAAAAATTAGGDKEGAEAQAKGNRETGNHAAEPAVEKSSSSTISSTTPDNDGKKMPTATAVEVSEKIADSSDDAVSVLSSTAPTAKKPVTTAITPTVNSSASTETVEQKSSKLTEATSDGAVKEAASGKEGASESESKATNAEQKQDGSAAPTGPSGQLAEPTADDVMAGLDDDIMEQNGSEAGDEKRQREKEFNDDLTFQMDVDEEPAGETGGPKAGGKNENDSAMDLTAAGEPAKEKRTTMTTTDGSASSEPEVRLDERRASTTTSQTGASGKDSAVDMHDKTVVTSTPVTDPKKAQQKRLERGKEAAVLEVKQEQEEEADEAQNLSKQRASAAAPPARAGEPVNAPRNKAVEQQQEVGHPSGSRKRRRSVEPEEERRPGEAADRAAESEEPLEPAKKLKLEVDANYQTHERVVNEYIETTANTSVDEIQSHTDALVKEIQTLNDMIRDTEMKWNNLLHLKKVKEEILLRLNRRKHVIGIMDTRLGEVSVYSHLDSSNLSSHHQPGGGGRSSSVGPRPPTPPPEVEIRPASVANSMHYGFGGGNNGTTNGADKSNSSGHHHFGNSLISNRRSSSSSVQTGSKRASGKDSTSSFVSQFNSSNNAVTMVPLPQTATMILNARANMNPVEVAKEKSAAVQIQRQILPKPVLSNHQQILNNLAISAGLTGSSNSANSGGSATALLNGHHNPSGSNSANHLQQQQQLQIGRQGMRKDVSSIIADYRQKHPENVPRRGRRLKNVGGGSGSGNNGTSAGNSLGSFGEGGAISLTALSGAKSPANARPNSTDSVANRISELLAAAESPQQQHQQQHHQPGSLHQQQSSLLSKGSLPEVTLHPVMNSTAHSDLLGANTSHGNGSLTGANLSAVNSSTNSLLHGILTKSASRPGTAAAAAAAAAAAAVGNFNSFSPTLARLLTVPERMNAQSSSSTVTSGALANLQTNNLAGGLNLSKNTNEISITPVVGSSFQQTLLAQQQQQHQQLQQRLREQQLYNLDDEADDSADRLVIDEGDDMGQRDSNALHGGKRRGAEINENEVPQCQGCKKQEAKFVCAGCGNQWYCSRACQVNAWDDHSEVCSG
- the LOC3291388 gene encoding uncharacterized protein LOC3291388 isoform X1, with the protein product METTTVPVSEEQPEKEESRRTQQPADGEACAAVETVASTDCTDSRKVEGTEETGKLYAERKENAIPEGSSRSGTEEAKTNRDSADGEEPEEQIVELDSSPEKSTGRTKEDALKSPPDLETYSVDDEEEHEGELVEEEEMDEEEEYDEMDEEYEVYVEEKESANAPHHRHQSSDDDASKPDDALSTDEYTDEEAVVVKAEPKAAAPPPTASARKSASDAEEEEDDDEVEIISCDDDNEDEVDDDEDDDSVPDDEEEEEDDEEEEEEDVMDEDEAEEEERTPPAKVGRKQRADARSTEDSDESCGSPKLTVKYRSYQQRRSASLRKRAVRILNKRSMHVMEDSDDAVAVSSDSKVHTLTTSLKPAAYTASSPKEQQQVADKPQPEITAQAVPAAITSTERENETKDTETTTTAAAAATTAGGDKEGAEAQAKGNRETGNHAAEPAVEKSSSSTISSTTPDNDGKKMPTATAVEVSEKIADSSDDAVSVLSSTAPTAKKPVTTAITPTVNSSASTETVEQKSSKLTEATSDGAVKEAASGKEGASESESKATNAEQKQDGSAAPTGPSGQLAEPTADDVMAGLDDDIMEQNGSEAGDEKRQREKEFNDDLTFQMDVDEEPAGETGGPKAGGKNENDSAMDLTAAGEPAKEKRTTMTTTDGSASSEPEVRLDERRASTTTSQTGASGKDSAVDMHDKTVVTSTPVTDPKKAQQKRLERGKEAAVLEVKQEQEEEADEAQNLSKQRASAAAPPARAGEPVNAPRNKAVEQQQEVGHPSGSRKRRRSVEPEEERRPGEAADRAAESEEPLEPAKKLKLEVDANYQTHERVVNEYIETTANTSVDEIQSHTDALVKEIQTLNDMIRDTEMKWNNLLHLKKVKEEILLRLNRRKHVIGIMDTRLGEVSVYSHLDSSNLSSHHQPGGGGRSSSVGPRPPTPPPEVEIRPASVANSMHYGFGGGNNGTTNGADKSNSSGHHHFGNSLISNRRSSSSSVQTGSKRASGKDSTSSFVSQFNSSNNAVTMVPLPQTATMILNARANMNPVEVAKEKSAAVQIQRQILPKPVLSNHQQILNNLAISAGLTGSSNSANSGGSATALLNGHHNPSGSNSANHLQQQQQLQIGRQGMRKDVSSIIADYRQKHPENVPRRGRRLKNVGGGSGSGNNGTSAGNSLGSFGEGGAISLTALSGAKSPANARPNSTDSVANRISELLAAAETSRPSSNDSSQSSSNHQLLSSLMSATGAANSSQQFFKDVLAQFAKMSQNEQNLLSNLQLLTSHATSSATNTTVSSPQQSPQQQHQQQHHQPGSLHQQQSSLLSKGSLPEVTLHPVMNSTAHSDLLGANTSHGNGSLTGANLSAVNSSTNSLLHGILTKSASRPGTAAAAAAAAAAAAVGNFNSFSPTLARLLTVPERMNAQSSSSTVTSGALANLQTNNLAGGLNLSKNTNEISITPVVGSSFQQTLLAQQQQQHQQLQQRLREQQLYNLDDEADDSADRLVIDEGDDMGQRDSNALHGGKRRGAEINENEVPQCQGCKKQEAKFVCAGCGNQWYCSRACQVNAWDDHSEVCSG